From the Scylla paramamosain isolate STU-SP2022 chromosome 13, ASM3559412v1, whole genome shotgun sequence genome, the window agagagagagagagagagagagaaagagagagagagagagagagagagagagagagagagagagagagagagagagagagagagagagagagagagagagaggatgagagagagagagagagagagagagagatagtgcatatatatatatatatatatatatatatatatatatatatatatatatatatatatatatatatatatatatatatatatatatatatatatatatatatatatatatatatatatatatatatatatgttacggccattttggaaaattggtcgttttacaaaattgccggtcattatgcaaaaagaccaaattcgtggtcacattgcaaaatgacctaaatttctcaacattttgcaaaacgaccaagattttggtcagtttacaaaattatcgttggtcagtttgcaaaacgaccaagattttggtcagtttacaaaattatcgttggtcagtttacaaaatgtccatacagcaagcaggcagatgaaaaaaaaaagcgagggaatgataaaacgtagtgaacataactaattttattgtgtgtcgaCCTTGTTGGAGCAAGAGGCACTGCATTTGCATCTGCTGTTGCATAATACAGAGTTTTTTAAACACTTGCAGCGTCTGGTCATACATGACTTAGTGCAAGAGCATTTAGCGAATCCCTGACCTTGTCCCATTGATTCTGCAATTGCTACTTCCCGCAGACTTACTTCCCGCTCCTGTACAACATCatcaagagaaaggaatttttCTAGACATGGAGTAAATTGGTTGCGAGTGTACACTTGTTTAAGCAGGCCGTGTTTTGTACCAAGCTTATATGTGCCATTGtccaatgcctgaaaaacaacTGCCTTCACATTAGGAAACTCTGCACGTCCGCGGTCAACTAATGGAACAGgaaccatcacagtttcccCTACCTTGGTTGGTTGAAATCTCTTCACAGAATTATCGATCATTTTTTGggcttgtttctgttgttctatGTTGGACTTCATTTGTTCAGTATGAATACTCTGACTCCGACTGCAGATGGAACAAAGCACAGACTCATCAGCATCGTTATTCCTCATAGAACACGGAGTATTAGAGTGACATGGGTTCTCACACACATTGCACACATTTAAACCAAAATATCTTTTGCCACAGGAGATGCAGTTAATGACAGCAGAtgcttcttcttgcttttcaacacctgtctcttcctcctctgtgtctgTGACCTCATTGACAACACCTAGTGCCTCTGCAAGCTGCTCCTCCGTCTGCATACCGTCCAGGACTTCCTCTGGTACAGAATTTGCGTCAACACCAAGACGAGCCTTCTGTCCATACATGGCCTCATATGGTGTCCTTCCAATTCCGGAGTGAAAGCGGGTATTTTTCTTCCACTGGACAAAGCGCAGTCCCTGTGACCATTGTGTAGAGTTGTTGTCCTTCATCCAACATGCGAGAATGGCTTCAATATCCCTGTTGGCACGTTCCACCGAGCCCTGCGATTGGGAATGTCGTGGTTTGCCATGAACCATCTTGCACTCTGGCCACATCATCAGAACTTCCTTGACAAGCTGAAAATTGAAAAGCGTATATCAGGTTTTGTCATATACAGGGTGATTCATTAACTCCAATATTGCTATGTTGTgagttttaaagagagagagagagagagagagagagagagagagagagagagagagagagagagagagagagagagagagagagagagagagagagagagagagagagagagagagagagagatttacataaaTCATTTGTTCTTTACCTTATTTGAGAATTCTCTTCCATTGTCAGACTGCAGGATATGGGGGGCTCCTTTGTCACAGAATATATCAACGAGGTGGAAAGCAACCTCTTCAGCAGTTTTCGTCTGTAGAGCCCGAAGACACACCATCTTCGTCAAGTGATCCTGGTAGTTCAGAATGAAACGATGTTTTCCATCTGGCTGGCTCTGCATATCGATCAAGTCGACCTACAAATAGACAGAACATCAAAAAAGATTATGTAATATtgctagataataataatatatttgcaATCGTAAACAAAAGCAAGGGTATTAAAGACTCCCCTCTGACAACAAGCCATGGCAATAATGAAATTACTATCAACGGGCTTAACCAGTGCTTGTTTACTAACCTGAGCTCGTGAGT encodes:
- the LOC135106443 gene encoding KRAB-A domain-containing protein 2-like; translated protein: MENRKTDFYSKLIAAEEKKASNTSSLLYRNECEQIMNRLDELKRVNIKKTQKDYRLLRKYEILEVTVEGITVKKLQKKGTNLRFVCAEDVFDVIDAIHRARGHGGRTIVFRETSEKYANVSRSQIELYLQFCEECHLKKSTVRKSVTVKPIVSNSMNSRAQVDLIDMQSQPDGKHRFILNYQDHLTKMVCLRALQTKTAEEVAFHLVDIFCDKGAPHILQSDNGREFSNKLVKEVLMMWPECKMVHGKPRHSQSQGSVERANRDIEAILACWMKDNNSTQWSQGLRFVQWKKNTRFHSGIGRTPYEAMYGQKARLGVDANSVPEEVLDGMQTEEQLAEALGVVNEVTDTEEEETGVEKQEEASAVINCISCGKRYFGLNVCNVCENPCHSNTPCSMRNNDADESVLCSICSRSQSIHTEQMKSNIEQQKQAQKMIDNSVKRFQPTKVGETVMVPVPLVDRGRAEFPNVKAVVFQALDNGTYKLGTKHGLLKQVYTRNQFTPCLEKFLSLDDVVQEREVSLREVAIAESMGQGQGFAKCSCTKSCMTRRCKCLKNSVLCNSRCKCSASCSNKVDTQ